Proteins from one Argopecten irradians isolate NY chromosome 15, Ai_NY, whole genome shotgun sequence genomic window:
- the LOC138309009 gene encoding calmodulin-4-like isoform X2, which produces MGPKCSKNKKGTYTAAATEDDAFQHVDDEKAIMDRYLKAEFSAMDTDKDGMLTPDEFVKLLMFLGYGGGDSGKELLKAVNKDKNTVITLDEYYDAMKRSDVVQKTNGMRFLFQCFDDNKDGKARKDQIEEGFARMQIELDDEMKRDIANMDENHDGIIAYEEFVHSQLKKKNYVSS; this is translated from the exons TAAGAATAAGAAGGGTACGTACACAGCTGCGGCCACTGAGGATGACGCATTTCAGCACGTGGACGATGAGAAGGCGATCATGGATCGGTACCTAAAGGCCGAGTTCTCGGCCATGGATACAGACAAAGACGGAATGCTGACACCGGACGAGTTCGTCAAACTTTTAATGTTCCTGGGATACGGCGGAGGGGACTCGGGAAAG GAGTTGCTTAAGGCCGTGAACAAAGACAAAAACACGGTGATCACATTAGATGAATACTATGATGCCATGAAAAGAAGCGATGTGGTTCAAAA AACAAACGGGATGCGCTTTTTGTTTCAATGTTTTGACGATAACAAAGACGGGAAGGCCAGGAAAGACCAGATAGAAGAAGGATTCGCAAGGATGCAGATCGAACTGGACGATGAGATGAAGAGAGATATAGCAAATATGGACGAAAACCACGACGGAATCATAGCATACGAGGAATTCGTTCACTCACAGCTGAAGAAAAAGAACTATGTTTCATcgtaa
- the LOC138309009 gene encoding calmodulin-4-like isoform X3 gives MEGNYGKNKKGTYTAAATEDDAFQHVDDEKAIMDRYLKAEFSAMDTDKDGMLTPDEFVKLLMFLGYGGGDSGKELLKAVNKDKNTVITLDEYYDAMKRSDVVQKTNGMRFLFQCFDDNKDGKARKDQIEEGFARMQIELDDEMKRDIANMDENHDGIIAYEEFVHSQLKKKNYVSS, from the exons TAAGAATAAGAAGGGTACGTACACAGCTGCGGCCACTGAGGATGACGCATTTCAGCACGTGGACGATGAGAAGGCGATCATGGATCGGTACCTAAAGGCCGAGTTCTCGGCCATGGATACAGACAAAGACGGAATGCTGACACCGGACGAGTTCGTCAAACTTTTAATGTTCCTGGGATACGGCGGAGGGGACTCGGGAAAG GAGTTGCTTAAGGCCGTGAACAAAGACAAAAACACGGTGATCACATTAGATGAATACTATGATGCCATGAAAAGAAGCGATGTGGTTCAAAA AACAAACGGGATGCGCTTTTTGTTTCAATGTTTTGACGATAACAAAGACGGGAAGGCCAGGAAAGACCAGATAGAAGAAGGATTCGCAAGGATGCAGATCGAACTGGACGATGAGATGAAGAGAGATATAGCAAATATGGACGAAAACCACGACGGAATCATAGCATACGAGGAATTCGTTCACTCACAGCTGAAGAAAAAGAACTATGTTTCATcgtaa
- the LOC138309009 gene encoding uncharacterized protein isoform X4, giving the protein MDRYLKAEFSAMDTDKDGMLTPDEFVKLLMFLGYGGGDSGKELLKAVNKDKNTVITLDEYYDAMKRSDVVQKTNGMRFLFQCFDDNKDGKARKDQIEEGFARMQIELDDEMKRDIANMDENHDGIIAYEEFVHSQLKKKNYVSS; this is encoded by the exons ATGGATCGGTACCTAAAGGCCGAGTTCTCGGCCATGGATACAGACAAAGACGGAATGCTGACACCGGACGAGTTCGTCAAACTTTTAATGTTCCTGGGATACGGCGGAGGGGACTCGGGAAAG GAGTTGCTTAAGGCCGTGAACAAAGACAAAAACACGGTGATCACATTAGATGAATACTATGATGCCATGAAAAGAAGCGATGTGGTTCAAAA AACAAACGGGATGCGCTTTTTGTTTCAATGTTTTGACGATAACAAAGACGGGAAGGCCAGGAAAGACCAGATAGAAGAAGGATTCGCAAGGATGCAGATCGAACTGGACGATGAGATGAAGAGAGATATAGCAAATATGGACGAAAACCACGACGGAATCATAGCATACGAGGAATTCGTTCACTCACAGCTGAAGAAAAAGAACTATGTTTCATcgtaa
- the LOC138309009 gene encoding calmodulin-4-like isoform X1 yields the protein MTTAMGDCCGKNKKGTYTAAATEDDAFQHVDDEKAIMDRYLKAEFSAMDTDKDGMLTPDEFVKLLMFLGYGGGDSGKELLKAVNKDKNTVITLDEYYDAMKRSDVVQKTNGMRFLFQCFDDNKDGKARKDQIEEGFARMQIELDDEMKRDIANMDENHDGIIAYEEFVHSQLKKKNYVSS from the exons TAAGAATAAGAAGGGTACGTACACAGCTGCGGCCACTGAGGATGACGCATTTCAGCACGTGGACGATGAGAAGGCGATCATGGATCGGTACCTAAAGGCCGAGTTCTCGGCCATGGATACAGACAAAGACGGAATGCTGACACCGGACGAGTTCGTCAAACTTTTAATGTTCCTGGGATACGGCGGAGGGGACTCGGGAAAG GAGTTGCTTAAGGCCGTGAACAAAGACAAAAACACGGTGATCACATTAGATGAATACTATGATGCCATGAAAAGAAGCGATGTGGTTCAAAA AACAAACGGGATGCGCTTTTTGTTTCAATGTTTTGACGATAACAAAGACGGGAAGGCCAGGAAAGACCAGATAGAAGAAGGATTCGCAAGGATGCAGATCGAACTGGACGATGAGATGAAGAGAGATATAGCAAATATGGACGAAAACCACGACGGAATCATAGCATACGAGGAATTCGTTCACTCACAGCTGAAGAAAAAGAACTATGTTTCATcgtaa